The Chloroflexi bacterium ADurb.Bin180 sequence GGTGCCAGCGGCGTGGCGGTGCTGCTCGAGCTGGCTCGGGTTCTCGATCAGTCCAAGGTCAACAAGCAGGTATGGCTGGCCTTCTTTGACGCTGAGGACTGCGGGAACATCAATGGCTGGCCATTCTCGGTGGGCGCGGCGCACATGGCTGAGCACCTGAGTGTTCAGCCCAAGGCCGTCGTTGTGGTCGACATGGTGGGGGACGAAGATCAACGTTTCATGTGGGAGACCGCATCGAACGACGCCTTGAATCGTTCCCTGTGGGCCGTAGCAGCGGACCTGGGCTATCAACACCAGTTCATCCCTCGCCTCGGCTACTCCATCATTGATGATCATGTGCCGTTCCTGCAGCGAGGGTTTACAGCGATTGACATAATTGACTTCGATTATCCTTACTGGCACACTACCCAGGATACGCCAGACAAGGTCAGTCCCGAGAGCCTGCAGAGGATCGGACGGGTCCTTCAGAAATGGCTTGAGCAGTAGGCCCGGGCAACCATCGACAGCAGATGAGGAGACAGGTGCCGTGAGAGTTGCCAAGCGAGTTACCGATCTTCCGGCTTACGCCTTTGCCGTGGCCGGCAAGCAATTGGAGGAGATGCGCGCCCGCGGCGTGGACGTCATCGACCTGGGCATTGGGAGCCCTGATCTTCCGCCGCCTGCGCCCATCATCGAGGCGCTCTACCATTCTGCTCAAAGAGCAGACTCGCACGGCTATGCGGGCTACTATGGCCTGCCAGCCTTGCGTCGTGCCGTCGCCGACTATTACCAGCGGCGCTTTGCGGTACAGGTTGATCCGAACAAAGAAGTCGCGATGTTGATTGGCTCCAAAGAGGGGCTCTTCAATGCCGCCCTGGCCTTTCTGGACCCGGGAAACGTGGTTCTGATCCCTGA is a genomic window containing:
- the ywaD gene encoding Aminopeptidase YwaD precursor; this translates as MSHFKTRLVPIIVNDFRRVVMRRVAALIGLTVACLAVNSCRPRPELFDGKRAYRHVVAQCDIGPRIVGTEGGQKAAEYITQELDKLGWTVERQEFTFHGVMGQNVIASRGSGDLYLLGAHYDTRPIADRDPTNPTQPVPGANDGASGVAVLLELARVLDQSKVNKQVWLAFFDAEDCGNINGWPFSVGAAHMAEHLSVQPKAVVVVDMVGDEDQRFMWETASNDALNRSLWAVAADLGYQHQFIPRLGYSIIDDHVPFLQRGFTAIDIIDFDYPYWHTTQDTPDKVSPESLQRIGRVLQKWLEQ